One window of Pocillopora verrucosa isolate sample1 chromosome 9, ASM3666991v2, whole genome shotgun sequence genomic DNA carries:
- the LOC136283289 gene encoding uncharacterized protein, translated as MICNPSKCKEIIFRKKGFVQDIAQVNNIPQCTKPPILGVTLQENCKYSEQVRAKLIKANKCLFVLRSLRKEGFSQGEVDHLISALVLPNFTYGLPVYGAIDSDLTVIQNFMDRCFKRKYTSKRIDIRELLEKADKKIFKLRSVDPDCALSHIIPKKKETKYQLRNRSARRPDIKTDRFKNVFVNRLIFKYNF; from the coding sequence ATGATTTGTAATCCGTCgaaatgtaaagaaattatttttcgcAAGAAAGGTTTTGTTCAGGATATTGCGCAAGTTAATAACATTCCGCAATGCACGAAGCCGCCCATTTTAGGTGTTACGTTACAAGAGAATTGTAAATATAGCGAACAAGTACGTGCAAAGTTGATTAAGGCAAATAAGTGTCTGTTTGTACTAAGATCTTTACGGAAGGAAGGTTTCAGTCAAGGTGAAGTAGACCACCTAATTAGCGCCTTAGTTTTACCAAACTTCACTTATGGTCTGCCTGTTTATGGCGCTATAGACTCAGATCTCACGGTCATACAAAACTTCATGGACAGATGCTTTAAAAGGAAATACACATCTAAGAGAATAGACATTCGAGAACTTTTAGAAAAGGCAGATAAGAAGATTTTCAAGTTACGTTCAGTGGATCCCGATTGCGCGCTTAGTCACATCATTccgaagaagaaagaaacaaagtacCAACTCAGAAACAGAAGTGCTCGTCGCCCAGATATAAAGACTGACAGATTtaagaatgtttttgtaaataggcttatctttaaatataatttttga